One Paraburkholderia sp. IMGN_8 DNA window includes the following coding sequences:
- the ftsY gene encoding signal recognition particle-docking protein FtsY, protein MFSFFKRFKGSKESDNAPEESQTAPEGLAPETAVEAPAAPAVQPAATAPANEPQPDELTPETVEIVPPPVQDAGAKRSWLTRLKTGLSKTSSSLTGIFVGTKIDEDLYEELETALLMSDAGVDATEFLLESLREKVRAERLTDPQQVKTALRTLLVGLLKPLESSLMLGRAQPLVMMIAGVNGAGKTTSIGKLAKHLQSFDQSVLLAAGDTFRAAAREQLAIWGQRNNVTVVSQESGDPAAVIFDAVGAARARKIDVLMADTAGRLPTQLHLMEELRKVKRVIGKAQDGAPHEVLLVIDANTGQNALAQVKAFDDALGLTGLIVTKLDGTAKGGILAAIARQRPIPVYFIGVGEKVEDLQPFSAEEFSDALLGA, encoded by the coding sequence ATGTTCAGCTTTTTCAAACGATTCAAGGGTTCGAAAGAGTCCGATAACGCGCCAGAAGAATCGCAGACGGCGCCGGAAGGCTTAGCGCCCGAGACCGCCGTAGAGGCGCCGGCAGCGCCCGCGGTGCAGCCGGCAGCCACTGCGCCGGCAAACGAGCCGCAGCCTGACGAGCTCACGCCGGAAACCGTCGAAATCGTCCCGCCGCCGGTACAGGACGCGGGTGCGAAGCGATCCTGGCTGACGCGCCTGAAAACCGGCCTGTCGAAGACGAGTTCGAGCCTGACCGGTATTTTCGTCGGCACGAAGATCGACGAGGACCTGTACGAAGAACTGGAAACCGCGCTGCTGATGTCGGATGCGGGCGTCGACGCTACCGAATTCCTGCTTGAATCGTTGCGTGAGAAAGTGCGCGCCGAGCGCCTCACCGACCCGCAACAGGTGAAAACGGCGCTGCGCACGCTGCTGGTCGGTCTTCTCAAGCCGCTGGAAAGCTCGCTGATGCTCGGCCGCGCGCAACCGCTCGTGATGATGATCGCCGGCGTGAACGGCGCGGGCAAGACCACCAGCATCGGCAAACTCGCCAAGCATCTGCAGAGCTTCGATCAATCGGTGCTGTTGGCCGCGGGCGATACCTTCCGCGCCGCCGCGCGCGAGCAACTGGCTATCTGGGGACAGCGCAACAACGTGACGGTGGTGTCGCAGGAAAGCGGCGATCCGGCAGCGGTGATCTTCGACGCGGTCGGCGCCGCCCGTGCGCGCAAGATCGACGTGCTGATGGCCGACACCGCCGGCCGTCTGCCGACCCAACTGCACCTCATGGAAGAACTGCGCAAGGTGAAGCGCGTGATCGGCAAGGCGCAAGACGGCGCGCCGCACGAAGTGCTGCTGGTGATCGACGCGAACACCGGCCAGAACGCGCTCGCCCAGGTGAAAGCGTTTGACGATGCGCTCGGCCTCACCGGCCTGATCGTGACCAAGCTCGACGGCACGGCCAAGGGCGGCATTCTTGCGGCGATCGCGCGGCAGCGTCCGATTCCGGTGTACTTCATCGGCGTCGGCGAAAAGGTTGAGGATTTGCAGCCGTTTAGCGCGGAAGAGTTTTCGGACGCGTTGCTGGGCGCTTGA
- the maiA gene encoding maleylacetoacetate isomerase, whose product MKLYSYFRSSASYRVRIALNVKNLAYDYVPVHLVRDGGEQLKPEYRKVNVDGIVPTFVDGNEVIPQSLAIIEYLEETHPEPPLLPAAPADRAYVRSVALQVACEIHPLNNLRVLKYLKHTLCLDDDAKDAWYRHWVEAGFTTLDAHLAGDSRTGKLCFGDQPTLADACLIPQVFNAQRFKIDTARFPTIQRIYDHAMQLDAFARAAPGAQPDAE is encoded by the coding sequence ATGAAGCTTTACAGCTATTTCCGTAGCTCGGCGTCCTATCGCGTGCGCATCGCGCTGAACGTGAAGAACCTGGCGTACGACTACGTGCCCGTGCACCTCGTGCGCGACGGCGGCGAGCAGTTGAAGCCCGAGTATCGCAAGGTGAATGTGGACGGTATCGTGCCGACGTTCGTCGACGGCAACGAAGTGATCCCGCAGTCGCTGGCGATCATCGAGTATCTGGAGGAAACGCATCCCGAGCCGCCGCTGCTGCCGGCGGCGCCGGCCGATCGCGCGTATGTGCGCTCGGTGGCGTTGCAGGTCGCGTGCGAGATTCATCCGCTGAACAACCTGCGCGTGCTGAAGTACCTGAAGCACACGCTCTGCCTCGACGACGACGCGAAGGACGCGTGGTACCGGCATTGGGTCGAGGCGGGTTTTACGACGCTCGATGCGCATCTGGCGGGCGATTCGCGCACCGGCAAACTGTGCTTCGGCGATCAGCCGACGTTGGCCGACGCCTGCCTGATCCCGCAGGTGTTCAACGCGCAGCGCTTCAAGATCGACACCGCGCGGTTCCCGACGATTCAGCGCATCTACGATCACGCGATGCAACTCGATGCGTTCGCGCGTGCGGCGCCCGGTGCGCAGCCGGACGCGGAATGA
- a CDS encoding fumarylacetoacetate hydrolase family protein, whose protein sequence is MSYVFAPAPVVAVPVVGSSEQFAVRRIYCVGRNYEAHAREMGHDPDREPPFFFTKPADAVLYVAPGATGEFPYPSQSKNVHFEMELVAAIGKGGKNIPAESALDHVYGYALGLDMTRRDLQAEAKKLGRPWDIAKGFDHSAPIGPIHPVAAVGHVDKGAIWLSVNGDEKQSSDVSQLIWSVGETIAYLSTLFELQPGDLIFTGTPEGVGAVVQGDLMKGGVDGIGEFSVRVV, encoded by the coding sequence ATGAGTTACGTATTTGCACCCGCACCGGTGGTTGCGGTGCCGGTCGTGGGGTCCAGCGAGCAGTTCGCGGTACGTCGCATCTACTGTGTGGGCCGCAACTACGAGGCGCACGCGCGTGAGATGGGACATGACCCCGACCGCGAACCGCCGTTCTTCTTCACCAAGCCGGCCGATGCCGTGCTGTACGTGGCGCCTGGCGCGACCGGCGAATTCCCCTATCCGTCACAATCGAAGAACGTGCACTTCGAGATGGAACTGGTGGCGGCGATCGGCAAGGGCGGCAAGAACATTCCCGCCGAGAGCGCGCTCGACCACGTCTATGGCTATGCGCTGGGGCTCGACATGACGCGCCGCGATCTGCAGGCCGAGGCGAAGAAGCTGGGTCGTCCGTGGGATATCGCGAAGGGCTTCGATCATTCGGCGCCAATCGGTCCGATTCATCCGGTGGCCGCAGTCGGACATGTCGACAAGGGCGCGATCTGGTTGTCGGTGAACGGCGACGAAAAACAAAGCTCGGACGTGTCGCAGTTGATCTGGTCGGTGGGCGAGACGATCGCGTATCTGTCGACGCTGTTTGAACTGCAACCGGGCGATCTGATTTTCACCGGCACGCCGGAAGGCGTCGGCGCGGTGGTGCAGGGCGACCTGATGAAGGGTGGCGTGGACGGAATTGGCGAGTTCAGCGTACGCGTGGTCTGA
- the ybiB gene encoding DNA-binding protein YbiB, with translation MTDSADTAIPFPCARFIKEIGRGPNGARALSAEDTRALYGAMLDGRVSDLELGAVLLAYRVKGETADELAAMLAGAHASFEPIHLPHGAFRPVSIPSYNGARKQPNLVPLLALLLAREGVPVLVHGITEDPGRVTSAEIFTHLQIPHAQNHADIEDGLAERRLAFAPIGVLAPRLARLLALRRRMGVRNSTHTLVKILQPFAPAGLRLVNYTHPPYRDSLTQLFNTHPDAAAGGALLARGTEGEAVADTRRQVQVDWLHDGICETRVPHERSSPDAPDVELPEARDAPTTAAWIDAVLRGEAPVPSAISRQVELIVDVAKTPV, from the coding sequence ATGACTGACTCCGCCGATACCGCCATCCCCTTCCCCTGTGCCCGCTTCATCAAGGAAATCGGCCGCGGCCCGAACGGCGCCCGCGCACTGAGCGCCGAGGATACCCGCGCGCTCTATGGCGCAATGCTCGACGGCCGCGTGTCCGACCTCGAACTCGGCGCGGTGCTGCTCGCCTATCGCGTAAAGGGCGAAACAGCAGACGAACTCGCCGCGATGCTGGCCGGCGCGCACGCGTCGTTCGAACCGATTCATTTGCCGCACGGCGCGTTCCGGCCCGTTTCGATCCCGAGTTACAACGGTGCGCGCAAACAGCCGAATCTCGTGCCGCTGCTGGCGTTGCTGCTGGCGCGCGAAGGCGTGCCGGTGCTGGTGCACGGCATCACCGAAGATCCGGGCCGAGTAACGAGCGCTGAAATCTTCACGCATCTGCAAATTCCGCACGCGCAAAACCACGCGGATATCGAAGACGGTCTCGCGGAGCGGCGTCTCGCATTCGCGCCGATCGGCGTGCTCGCACCCAGGCTGGCGCGGCTCCTCGCTTTGCGTCGCCGTATGGGCGTGCGCAATTCGACGCATACGCTCGTAAAGATCTTGCAACCGTTCGCGCCCGCCGGCCTGCGACTCGTGAACTACACGCATCCGCCGTATCGGGACAGTCTTACGCAACTGTTCAACACGCATCCGGACGCCGCGGCAGGCGGCGCCCTGCTTGCGCGCGGCACCGAAGGCGAAGCGGTAGCCGACACGCGGCGTCAGGTACAGGTCGACTGGCTGCACGACGGCATCTGCGAAACGCGCGTGCCGCACGAGCGTTCGTCGCCCGATGCGCCTGACGTCGAGTTGCCCGAAGCACGCGACGCTCCCACCACGGCCGCGTGGATCGACGCCGTGCTGCGTGGCGAAGCGCCAGTGCCGAGCGCAATTTCGCGGCAAGTCGAACTGATCGTGGACGTCGCGAAAACGCCTGTGTGA
- a CDS encoding nuclear transport factor 2 family protein → MAAKMIEAIRGLERERFRAMVDGDGPSLDTLLAENVSYVHTNGKRETKRQFIDGITAGRRRYRQIEVQSQEVLPVGRETCVVTGRALIEMEANNGALLFPIAYTAIHTQEDGQWRLIAWQATRCAIE, encoded by the coding sequence ATGGCGGCAAAAATGATCGAAGCGATTCGCGGGCTCGAGCGCGAGCGCTTTCGCGCGATGGTAGACGGCGACGGGCCGTCGCTCGATACGCTGCTCGCGGAGAACGTGAGCTATGTCCACACGAACGGCAAGCGCGAAACGAAGCGGCAGTTCATCGACGGCATTACAGCGGGGCGCCGCCGCTATCGGCAGATCGAGGTGCAGTCGCAAGAGGTGCTGCCGGTCGGGCGAGAGACCTGCGTCGTCACCGGGCGGGCGCTGATCGAGATGGAAGCGAATAACGGGGCGTTGCTGTTTCCGATTGCATACACGGCGATCCATACGCAGGAAGATGGGCAATGGCGCCTGATCGCCTGGCAGGCGACGCGTTGCGCGATCGAGTGA
- a CDS encoding acyloxyacyl hydrolase, with product MKNKKKALRGLALKVASAAALFGISGLAAADQFGVQVAAGVADHHVKKFDLGFVWDPNLTWWQIGDWHFSLIGEAHLAWWHTNEGDVHSNIGEIGVTPIIRFIKGSGSIRPYIEAGAGIRLLSSPRISTSFSLGTAFQFAETAGVGVQFGSHQQYLAGYRFQHISNGGIKEPNPGINFSQLYLQYNF from the coding sequence ATGAAGAACAAAAAAAAGGCTTTGCGTGGTCTGGCTCTAAAAGTCGCTTCTGCGGCTGCGTTGTTTGGGATATCGGGATTGGCCGCGGCCGATCAGTTCGGGGTGCAAGTCGCCGCGGGCGTGGCGGATCACCATGTGAAAAAGTTCGATCTCGGCTTCGTCTGGGATCCGAATCTGACGTGGTGGCAGATCGGCGACTGGCACTTCTCGCTGATCGGCGAAGCGCACCTGGCCTGGTGGCATACGAACGAAGGGGACGTACACAGCAACATCGGCGAAATCGGCGTGACGCCGATCATCCGTTTCATCAAGGGTTCAGGCTCGATCCGCCCTTATATTGAAGCGGGTGCGGGCATCCGGCTGCTGTCGAGTCCCAGAATTTCTACGTCGTTCAGCCTCGGGACGGCTTTCCAGTTCGCCGAGACGGCGGGCGTCGGCGTGCAATTCGGCAGCCACCAGCAGTATCTGGCGGGCTACCGGTTCCAGCATATTTCCAATGGCGGTATCAAAGAGCCGAATCCTGGTATAAATTTCAGCCAGCTATATTTGCAATATAACTTCTGA
- the rpoH gene encoding RNA polymerase sigma factor RpoH: MSHAMTLPNTLSPLSAKAASAGALALSHSSLLPGQLGNIDAYIQAVNRIPMLTPAEERQFATEFREQDNLESARRLVLSHLRLVVSIARNYLGYGLPHADLIQEGNIGLMKAVKRFDPEQNVRLVSYAMHWIKAEIHEYILRNWRMVKVATTKAQRKLFFNLRSHKQGLGAFTPDEIEGLAKELNVKREEVAEMETRLSGGDIALEGQVEDGEESYAPIAYLADSHSEPTAVLASRQRDKLQSDGIASALESLDARSRRIIEARWLHVEDDGSGGSTLHELADEFGVSAERIRQIEASAMKKMRSALAEYS; the protein is encoded by the coding sequence GTGAGCCATGCAATGACCCTTCCGAATACTCTGAGCCCGTTGTCGGCTAAGGCCGCTTCGGCAGGTGCGCTGGCGCTCTCGCATTCCTCGCTGCTGCCCGGTCAACTGGGCAATATCGACGCCTACATCCAGGCCGTAAATCGGATTCCGATGCTGACGCCGGCGGAAGAGCGCCAGTTCGCCACCGAATTTCGCGAGCAGGACAATCTCGAGTCCGCGCGCCGTCTCGTCCTGTCGCATCTGCGGCTGGTCGTGTCGATCGCGCGCAACTATCTCGGTTATGGCCTGCCGCATGCCGACCTGATCCAGGAAGGCAATATCGGCCTGATGAAGGCCGTGAAGCGCTTCGACCCGGAGCAGAACGTGCGCCTCGTGTCGTACGCCATGCACTGGATCAAGGCTGAGATCCACGAGTACATTCTGCGCAACTGGCGCATGGTGAAGGTCGCCACCACCAAAGCGCAGCGCAAGCTGTTCTTCAACCTGCGCAGCCACAAGCAGGGCTTGGGCGCATTCACGCCGGACGAGATCGAAGGTCTCGCCAAAGAGCTGAACGTGAAGCGCGAAGAAGTGGCCGAGATGGAAACGCGGCTGTCCGGCGGCGATATCGCGCTGGAAGGTCAGGTCGAAGACGGTGAAGAGTCGTACGCGCCGATCGCCTATCTGGCCGACTCGCATAGCGAGCCGACCGCCGTGCTGGCTTCGCGTCAGCGCGACAAGCTGCAAAGCGACGGCATCGCCAGCGCGCTGGAATCACTGGACGCCCGTAGCCGCCGCATCATCGAGGCACGCTGGCTGCATGTGGAAGACGACGGCTCGGGTGGCTCGACGCTGCACGAACTGGCTGACGAATTTGGCGTGTCGGCGGAACGTATTCGCCAGATCGAGGCGAGCGCAATGAAGAAGATGCGCAGCGCATTGGCCGAA